The genomic window CAACACTCTGGCGTTGTCTAACCAAGCAAAAGTGCGTTCCACTATCCATCGCCAAGGCTCTACCACGAACCCCACCCCCAGTCGAGGTGATATCTCCAACACGCAGTCGTAGACCGATTGCAGCAGTTTCGTCATTGCTTCAGAACGGTAGCTCTGATCTGCCAAAATCTTCCCTATCCGTTCATGCTGCTCGAGCAATTCGACCCAAATAGCAGGAGCGGCTTTGATATCAGCAACATTGGCAGCACTCAC from Trichocoleus sp. includes these protein-coding regions:
- a CDS encoding transposase yields the protein MDGNKKVKGRKRHLSVDVLGLTWDCYVSAANVADIKAAPAIWVELLEQHERIGKILADQSYRSEAMTKLLQSVYDCVLEISPRLGVGFVVEPWRWIVERTFAWLDNARVLCRDYEGLPENHEGMIYVVMIRLMLRRLGNNRRTRKPKNA